The following proteins come from a genomic window of Deinococcus aerius:
- a CDS encoding carboxypeptidase-like regulatory domain-containing protein translates to MDRTKAAGALMLASLLALGVGQADTRKPTPYTMTGVVVNSSGQPVEGARIFADNTLYHNMNATGYTDAKGRSTVKLPKNEIGTWAPGAYVNRNYHSVTYEFRLCDDNNKAFATAEGVIWNFVWRLSGELPDGNGYLGEKVLVYSGEGVAYNQKVEVTLTPDGPWWRAALANPSPALWRADALRTCR, encoded by the coding sequence GTGGACAGGACCAAGGCCGCGGGCGCCCTCATGCTCGCCAGCCTGCTCGCGCTCGGCGTCGGCCAGGCGGACACGCGCAAGCCCACCCCCTACACGATGACCGGCGTGGTCGTGAACTCGTCAGGCCAGCCGGTCGAGGGCGCCCGGATCTTTGCCGACAACACGCTGTACCACAACATGAACGCCACCGGGTACACGGACGCCAAGGGCCGCTCCACGGTCAAGCTGCCGAAGAACGAGATCGGCACTTGGGCGCCGGGCGCGTATGTGAACCGCAATTACCACAGTGTGACCTATGAGTTCCGGCTGTGCGACGACAATAACAAGGCCTTTGCCACTGCTGAGGGAGTCATTTGGAACTTCGTGTGGAGGCTGAGCGGCGAGCTGCCGGACGGGAACGGGTACCTGGGGGAGAAGGTGCTCGTGTACAGCGGCGAGGGCGTCGCCTACAACCAGAAGGTTGAGGTGACCCTGACGCCCGACGGTCCCTGGTGGAGGGCAGCCCTGGCAAACCCATCACCCGCACTGTGGAGGGCGGACGCATTGAGGACGTGCCGGTGA
- the cas2 gene encoding CRISPR-associated endonuclease Cas2 produces the protein MPRLLQDPRKAGQPTLVLYDVQDDKRRAKVMNACKDYGLARWQYSAYHGRLTGAARRELETRLEKALGDSPGLIAVLQLEQWQIDDATILHQEAEDA, from the coding sequence GTGCCGAGACTGCTGCAAGACCCCCGCAAGGCCGGACAGCCCACCCTGGTGCTGTACGACGTGCAGGACGACAAACGCCGCGCGAAGGTGATGAACGCCTGCAAGGATTACGGCCTGGCCCGCTGGCAGTACAGCGCCTACCACGGGCGGTTGACGGGCGCGGCCCGCCGCGAACTGGAAACGCGGCTGGAAAAGGCTCTGGGGGACAGCCCCGGCCTGATCGCCGTCCTCCAACTCGAACAGTGGCAGATCGATGACGCCACCATCCTCCACCAGGAGGCGGAAGATGCCTGA
- a CDS encoding GNAT family N-acetyltransferase, whose protein sequence is MTQHLSLREATPADLPFMLSLAPRLTVTAPAWRDRDALTADYEDLFTGALHEPEEGSAVLIAQDGEGRPLGFTLLYWNPKERSAFVKDLAVTGEAEGQGVGTFLMEAIVAWARARGAAEIMLKTSWDNTRARAFYERAGFREDHVALVRRLE, encoded by the coding sequence ATGACTCAGCACCTCTCCCTGCGGGAAGCCACCCCCGCCGATCTCCCCTTCATGCTCAGCCTGGCCCCCCGCCTCACGGTCACGGCCCCAGCGTGGCGTGACCGGGACGCGCTCACGGCGGACTACGAGGACCTGTTCACCGGCGCGCTCCACGAGCCGGAGGAGGGCTCAGCCGTCCTCATCGCGCAGGACGGGGAGGGCCGCCCGCTGGGCTTCACCCTGCTGTACTGGAACCCGAAAGAGAGGAGCGCCTTCGTCAAGGATCTGGCGGTGACTGGGGAGGCGGAGGGCCAGGGCGTCGGCACCTTTCTAATGGAGGCCATCGTGGCCTGGGCCAGGGCGAGGGGTGCGGCTGAAATCATGCTGAAGACGTCCTGGGACAACACCCGGGCACGGGCCTTCTACGAGCGCGCCGGGTTCCGGGAAGACCACGTGGCCCTGGTGCGGCGCCTGGAATGA
- a CDS encoding fibronectin type III domain-containing protein: MNKTTKMTLGLLLVTLSLASCGGGSPAPATLPDNPATFTATATNSTTALLNWSAVSGASNFTLERKTNGGAYATVAANLGANTYTDTALTPNTSYTYRLKAVNSAGSSSGVERTVTTPAPGDPDFTLSAPRSVTIQSGKSGTVDLTITRPQNPEGTVALSLEGPDVGSGAGKIAGTFGGANGTTLTLSVGADVAVGPHTVTVRGKNGAVEKTAQIIVNVERWLLVDDDRSSNNWPANDPNKPDSNADTFSRAAMQASGKTFEVKVVPYSGSGQDKDEPNGPSAQELSRYSGVIWYTGGTIVHPITDTDRAELAAFLNTANRKLILLSPGFVRDGATNGGTLAAPGTAYQPLVTGLLGIDKVAFPGSAAFTLTGEANTVMGGITVNVASSVRGFLQPGAGAQALLREGTNVVAAGKANIGATSTSRAVLGAFSLGHLAQGDAVTVLQKLLHY, translated from the coding sequence ATGAACAAGACGACGAAGATGACCCTCGGCCTGCTGCTCGTGACCCTCTCGCTCGCCAGTTGCGGAGGGGGTTCCCCCGCCCCGGCCACCCTGCCCGACAATCCCGCAACCTTCACCGCGACGGCCACGAACAGCACCACGGCCCTGCTGAACTGGAGTGCCGTGTCGGGCGCCAGCAACTTCACCCTGGAGCGCAAGACGAACGGCGGGGCCTACGCGACGGTCGCCGCGAACCTGGGCGCGAACACGTACACGGACACGGCCCTCACGCCGAACACCTCGTACACCTACCGCCTGAAGGCCGTGAACTCCGCCGGGTCCAGCTCGGGCGTCGAGCGCACCGTCACCACCCCCGCGCCCGGCGACCCCGATTTCACCCTGAGCGCGCCGCGCTCAGTCACGATCCAGAGCGGGAAGAGCGGGACGGTGGACCTAACCATCACCCGCCCGCAGAATCCCGAGGGCACCGTCGCCCTGTCGCTGGAAGGGCCGGACGTGGGGAGTGGCGCGGGCAAGATCGCGGGTACTTTCGGCGGGGCGAACGGCACGACGCTCACCCTCAGCGTCGGGGCGGATGTTGCCGTCGGGCCCCACACCGTCACCGTGCGCGGCAAGAACGGCGCGGTCGAGAAAACTGCCCAGATCATCGTCAACGTCGAGCGGTGGCTCCTCGTGGACGACGACCGCTCCTCGAACAACTGGCCCGCGAACGACCCGAACAAGCCGGACTCGAATGCCGACACGTTCTCGCGGGCCGCGATGCAGGCGTCCGGCAAGACCTTCGAGGTCAAGGTGGTGCCCTACAGCGGCAGCGGCCAGGACAAGGACGAGCCGAACGGCCCGAGTGCGCAGGAACTGTCGCGCTACAGCGGCGTGATTTGGTACACGGGGGGCACCATCGTCCATCCCATCACCGACACCGACCGCGCCGAGCTGGCCGCGTTCCTGAACACGGCGAACCGCAAGCTGATCCTGCTCTCGCCCGGCTTCGTGCGCGACGGGGCGACGAACGGCGGGACGCTGGCCGCCCCGGGAACGGCGTACCAGCCCCTCGTGACGGGTCTGCTGGGCATCGACAAGGTGGCCTTCCCCGGTTCGGCGGCGTTCACCCTGACGGGCGAGGCGAACACGGTCATGGGCGGGATCACGGTGAACGTGGCGAGCTCCGTGCGCGGCTTCCTGCAACCCGGCGCGGGCGCCCAGGCTCTGCTGCGCGAGGGCACGAACGTCGTGGCGGCGGGCAAGGCGAACATCGGGGCCACCTCGACCTCCAGGGCGGTCCTCGGCGCCTTCAGCCTGGGGCACCTGGCGCAGGGCGACGCGGTGACGGTACTACAGAAATTGCTCCATTACTGA
- the cas4 gene encoding CRISPR-associated protein Cas4 — protein sequence MPEPLLITPTELRQHHYCPRVVFFERCTPVRRRETVLMTHGREKHQTELLRERRRTLSRYDLAEGERRYDLRLTSPALGLTGELDLLIVDGTLAFPVEFKHTSRPPDPGHKLQLCAYALLVEAELHLSCPHGYWHSSRTRQTHTIPFDTRLRNRTRAAIETLRGFILAERCPPPTPQATKCLECELRNFCGDTL from the coding sequence ATGCCTGAGCCGCTGCTCATCACGCCCACCGAACTGCGGCAGCACCACTACTGCCCCCGCGTGGTCTTCTTCGAACGCTGCACGCCCGTCCGGCGGCGCGAAACCGTGCTGATGACCCACGGGCGCGAGAAGCATCAGACCGAACTGCTCCGGGAACGGCGGCGCACCCTTTCCCGTTACGACCTGGCCGAGGGCGAACGCCGCTACGACCTGCGGCTCACCAGCCCCGCGCTCGGCCTGACCGGCGAGCTGGACCTGCTGATCGTGGACGGCACGCTCGCCTTTCCGGTCGAGTTCAAGCACACCTCGCGCCCGCCCGACCCCGGCCACAAGCTGCAACTGTGCGCCTACGCCCTGCTGGTCGAGGCCGAACTGCACCTGAGCTGCCCCCACGGCTACTGGCACAGCAGCCGCACCCGCCAGACCCACACCATCCCCTTCGACACCCGGCTGCGAAACCGCACGCGGGCCGCCATCGAGACATTGCGCGGCTTCATCCTGGCCGAACGCTGCCCGCCGCCCACCCCTCAGGCGACCAAGTGCCTGGAATGCGAGCTGCGAAACTTCTGCGGGGATACGCTGTGA
- a CDS encoding LysR family transcriptional regulator translates to MKPPGKPDLPPLTATQLSALIGVAEAGSFGEAALRLGVAQSTVSHAVRAAEDALGLCLFERGRHGARLTPGGERVLEHARHAFHALQAMALAARGSSALSGTLHVASCRSVLRHFVTPALRRFGELYPGVGVAVHDTSGEHDDIERMVAGGEAHLGLGRLPMRAGLVTGPLFADEYLIVRAADAPPLRGWEDLHRAAYIVCDEDCAPHLAAHIAHCSRPPQPAVRLRDPAVALGMVAEGHGFTILSRLVVTPLPPGVRVQPLPTPLWRTIGAVMTPGGAAHPLVEAFRRVALSPVVLRTHAGEAAALLRFPNAEG, encoded by the coding sequence GTGAAGCCCCCAGGAAAGCCCGACCTGCCGCCGCTGACGGCCACGCAGCTCTCGGCCCTGATCGGCGTGGCGGAGGCGGGCAGCTTCGGGGAGGCGGCGCTGCGGCTGGGGGTGGCGCAGTCTACGGTGAGCCACGCGGTGCGCGCGGCGGAGGACGCCCTGGGGCTGTGCCTCTTCGAGCGGGGACGGCATGGCGCCCGGCTCACGCCCGGGGGTGAGCGTGTCCTGGAACACGCACGCCACGCCTTCCACGCCCTGCAAGCGATGGCGCTGGCGGCGCGGGGCTCCTCCGCCCTGAGCGGCACCCTGCACGTCGCCTCGTGCCGGAGTGTTCTGCGCCACTTCGTCACCCCGGCCCTGCGCCGTTTCGGGGAGCTGTACCCGGGCGTGGGGGTGGCCGTCCACGACACGAGCGGTGAGCACGACGACATCGAGCGGATGGTCGCGGGGGGCGAGGCGCACCTGGGGCTGGGGCGGCTGCCCATGCGGGCGGGCCTGGTGACGGGGCCCCTCTTCGCGGACGAGTACCTGATCGTCCGGGCGGCGGACGCGCCCCCCCTGCGGGGCTGGGAGGACCTGCACCGCGCCGCCTACATCGTGTGCGACGAGGACTGCGCCCCGCACCTGGCCGCCCATATCGCCCACTGCTCGCGCCCCCCACAACCCGCCGTGCGGCTGCGCGACCCCGCCGTGGCCCTGGGCATGGTCGCCGAGGGGCACGGGTTCACCATCCTCTCGCGCCTCGTGGTGACGCCGCTGCCTCCGGGCGTCCGCGTCCAGCCCCTCCCCACGCCGCTGTGGCGCACCATCGGAGCCGTCATGACGCCGGGGGGGGCGGCCCACCCGCTGGTGGAGGCGTTTCGGCGTGTGGCCCTGTCACCGGTGGTCCTGCGGACACATGCGGGGGAGGCGGCGGCGCTGCTGCGCTTCCCGAACGCGGAAGGCTGA
- the cas1 gene encoding CRISPR-associated endonuclease Cas1, whose amino-acid sequence MNLIISERGTFLALRSERLQLRHPGQETREVALRDLETVTVTTTACTLSAEAIRACAKFGVQIDLVDGLGAPYAKFSSPFLVGTVSTRRAQMGAYLTPAGVEVARHAIRARLRNQASLLKYFGKYRKEADPAAYEAIQRALPGLSALEAELDARQGGCIDDLRDVLLGIEGRGGVMYWGAVAALLPADLAFPGRLGRGATDPTNMTLNYGYGILYARVAGVLATAGLEPFAGFLHTDRPGKPSLVLDFVEGFRAACVDRPVLALLGRGWRPETDEHGKLTPETRRRIATAVNDRLDTRDVVGGKRFRLQNIMVMQARRLAGFLRGEGDYPVYVASW is encoded by the coding sequence ATGAACCTCATCATCTCGGAGCGGGGCACCTTCCTGGCCCTGCGGAGCGAGCGGCTGCAACTGCGGCACCCGGGGCAGGAGACGCGGGAGGTGGCCCTGCGCGACCTGGAGACCGTCACGGTGACGACCACCGCCTGCACCCTCAGCGCCGAGGCCATCCGCGCCTGCGCGAAATTCGGCGTGCAGATCGACCTGGTGGACGGGCTGGGCGCCCCCTACGCCAAGTTCAGCAGCCCGTTCCTGGTGGGCACCGTCAGCACCCGCCGCGCCCAGATGGGGGCCTACCTCACCCCGGCGGGCGTGGAGGTCGCCCGGCATGCCATCCGCGCCCGGCTGCGGAACCAGGCCAGCCTGCTCAAGTACTTCGGCAAGTACCGCAAGGAGGCCGATCCCGCCGCGTACGAGGCGATCCAGCGTGCCCTCCCCGGCCTGAGCGCGCTGGAGGCCGAGCTGGACGCGCGGCAGGGCGGGTGCATTGACGACCTGCGCGATGTGCTGCTGGGGATCGAGGGGCGCGGCGGCGTGATGTACTGGGGCGCGGTGGCGGCGCTGCTGCCCGCCGACCTCGCCTTTCCGGGCCGCCTGGGGCGCGGGGCGACCGACCCCACGAACATGACGCTGAACTACGGCTACGGCATCCTCTACGCGCGGGTGGCGGGGGTGCTGGCGACGGCGGGCCTGGAACCCTTCGCGGGCTTCCTGCACACCGACCGGCCCGGCAAACCCAGCCTGGTGCTGGACTTCGTGGAGGGTTTTCGCGCCGCCTGCGTGGACCGGCCCGTCCTCGCCCTGCTGGGCCGTGGCTGGCGGCCCGAGACCGACGAACACGGCAAGCTGACCCCGGAGACGCGCCGGCGGATCGCGACCGCCGTGAATGACCGTCTCGACACCCGCGACGTGGTGGGCGGCAAACGCTTCCGTCTCCAGAACATCATGGTGATGCAGGCCCGCCGCCTCGCGGGCTTCCTGCGCGGGGAGGGCGACTATCCCGTGTACGTCGCGAGTTGGTGA
- a CDS encoding type II toxin-antitoxin system PemK/MazF family toxin: protein MRRGDVYQVNFEPSVPGEPARTRPAVLLTNDIANDTLPHLVVAPVTSNVSREYPFDVMLPAGSCGLLEASRVQLNYIRGLNRTRFGRYLGSLTAAQMAELDRRLKVHLGLG from the coding sequence ATGAGGCGTGGCGATGTCTACCAGGTCAACTTTGAACCCAGCGTTCCCGGTGAGCCTGCCCGTACCCGGCCCGCCGTCCTTCTAACCAACGATATCGCCAACGACACCCTGCCCCACCTGGTCGTCGCGCCGGTGACCAGCAACGTCAGTCGGGAATATCCATTCGACGTCATGCTGCCCGCCGGGAGCTGCGGCCTCCTGGAAGCCAGCCGTGTCCAACTGAACTACATTCGTGGTCTGAACCGCACCCGTTTCGGCCGTTACCTCGGCAGCTTGACTGCGGCCCAGATGGCGGAACTGGACAGGAGGCTGAAGGTGCATCTGGGCCTGGGGTAA
- a CDS encoding carboxypeptidase regulatory-like domain-containing protein, whose product MKHARLSALTLLALSLVAPACAVGSAPAKPTPWVMTGVVRNAAGQPLAGVEVVADNTVYYDMNVVGKTDAQGRYRLELPHAIGTWRPYASIQRPWGDQVFKFTVYPDDDSAFQAQVGAVRNFVWRLQGKYGDGVLGQKVNVYSGDEKVDMNTLEFTFTPVGPLIDGSTGKPFTRRVTGSTIGDVPVGRYRVTATHAPDGRREALEVRAEGQDDYGASTVGTFRETLYGIRMELSSRTPQK is encoded by the coding sequence ATGAAGCACGCCCGCCTGTCCGCCCTGACCCTCCTCGCCCTCTCGCTCGTCGCCCCTGCCTGCGCGGTCGGGTCCGCCCCGGCAAAGCCCACCCCCTGGGTCATGACAGGAGTGGTGCGAAACGCGGCGGGCCAGCCACTGGCAGGAGTCGAGGTCGTCGCTGACAACACCGTGTACTACGACATGAACGTGGTCGGAAAGACGGACGCCCAGGGACGCTACCGCCTGGAACTGCCCCACGCCATCGGCACCTGGCGACCCTATGCGTCGATCCAGCGCCCGTGGGGCGATCAGGTCTTCAAGTTCACGGTCTACCCCGACGACGACTCCGCTTTCCAGGCACAGGTCGGGGCAGTGCGGAACTTCGTGTGGCGCCTCCAGGGCAAGTACGGGGACGGCGTGCTCGGCCAGAAGGTCAACGTCTACTCCGGCGACGAGAAGGTGGACATGAACACGCTCGAATTCACCTTCACTCCCGTCGGCCCCCTCATCGACGGCAGTACGGGGAAGCCCTTCACCCGCAGGGTCACCGGCAGCACCATCGGGGACGTGCCCGTGGGCCGCTACCGGGTTACCGCCACACACGCGCCGGACGGCAGGCGTGAGGCGCTGGAGGTGCGGGCCGAGGGGCAGGACGACTACGGCGCCTCGACCGTGGGCACGTTCCGCGAAACCCTGTACGGGATTCGAATGGAACTGTCCTCCCGCACGCCGCAGAAGTAG
- a CDS encoding AfsR/SARP family transcriptional regulator, giving the protein MNDIEGQFEAGQFGAVVTALAGNASTAREHALLGMSLLYCGRLEEAELALTKASLLGEPEGQVELGNALRLLGRFDEAATHLQAIAPNLTGELQLRCLRWWGVAEFQAGQTQEGLRRVERAWHGYVAMGNEESTARITVSLAQMHMALGNHRRARLLLSEAVEILPVLPDPAPRLSALKALLELQVAQGEFAQARETLQSAKQTLAQADSPRLRVLLLGAEAELLRLSGDYSGYLSLLEDLRLRAEGLQDHNLRVWAISRLAEHQSLTGQHSRALYTLLGFERPPAEWPAELWATSGVLARRRGDPGGAATDLERAAQMLREAGNIPELVRVQLHQAAATLQLRQEEVTAALLKEALTNMLRLRQLSEFRPDLEELRELLHYAVLEPEIAPYMEPLLDNLANLAGAPRLPEDGVVSVQVTTLGRTSVRQDGQEIKFTYAGTVPLLVYIALRPGRTRAEMQLDLFPEKDAKSGAAYMRQCLKELRDRLGPQIVRFKGPHQAPRYSLGRDVHVDLDLLHLREALSGGEVARALALYRGPFLPELEESEWAAQLRDEALLSLTFELRRQIDRYQAAGDCRRVVLLANQYLRIIPYEPEVLEVRLRAAETFAAPQELARYTADLRRMFN; this is encoded by the coding sequence GTGAACGATATTGAGGGGCAATTCGAGGCCGGGCAATTCGGGGCCGTCGTCACGGCTCTGGCGGGAAACGCCAGTACGGCGCGCGAGCATGCGCTCCTCGGGATGTCCCTGCTCTACTGCGGACGGCTGGAGGAAGCGGAGCTGGCCCTGACCAAGGCCAGCCTGCTCGGCGAGCCCGAGGGGCAGGTGGAACTCGGCAATGCGCTGCGGCTCCTGGGCCGTTTTGACGAGGCGGCCACGCACCTGCAAGCTATTGCCCCCAATCTGACAGGGGAATTACAACTGCGCTGCCTGCGGTGGTGGGGCGTGGCGGAGTTCCAGGCCGGACAGACGCAGGAGGGCCTCAGGCGCGTGGAGCGGGCGTGGCACGGCTACGTAGCCATGGGGAACGAGGAATCGACCGCTCGCATCACGGTTTCACTGGCGCAGATGCACATGGCACTCGGCAATCACCGTCGTGCCCGGCTGTTGCTCTCCGAGGCGGTGGAGATCCTCCCCGTTCTCCCTGATCCCGCGCCGCGCCTGAGTGCGCTCAAGGCGCTGCTGGAACTCCAGGTCGCGCAAGGGGAATTCGCCCAGGCCCGCGAGACCTTGCAGTCGGCCAAACAAACCCTCGCCCAGGCGGATTCCCCCCGGTTGCGCGTATTGTTGCTCGGTGCGGAGGCCGAACTCCTGCGCCTGAGCGGTGACTACTCCGGCTACCTTTCCCTGCTCGAGGACCTGCGGCTGCGGGCGGAGGGGTTGCAGGACCACAACCTGCGGGTCTGGGCGATCTCGCGGCTGGCCGAACACCAGAGCCTGACCGGGCAGCACAGCCGGGCGCTGTACACCCTGCTGGGCTTCGAGCGCCCGCCCGCCGAGTGGCCCGCCGAGCTGTGGGCGACGAGCGGCGTGCTGGCCCGGCGCCGGGGTGACCCTGGGGGCGCGGCGACGGACCTGGAGCGCGCGGCGCAGATGCTGCGGGAGGCGGGCAATATCCCCGAACTCGTGCGCGTGCAGCTTCACCAGGCGGCGGCGACCCTGCAACTGCGGCAGGAGGAGGTGACGGCCGCCCTGCTCAAGGAGGCGCTGACGAACATGCTGCGGCTGCGCCAGCTCAGCGAGTTCCGCCCTGACCTGGAGGAGTTGCGCGAACTGCTGCACTACGCGGTGCTGGAGCCCGAGATCGCGCCCTACATGGAGCCGCTGCTGGACAACCTCGCCAACCTGGCCGGGGCGCCCCGGCTCCCCGAGGACGGCGTGGTCTCCGTGCAGGTCACGACGCTGGGCCGCACGTCGGTTCGCCAGGACGGCCAGGAGATCAAATTCACCTACGCGGGCACCGTGCCGCTCCTCGTGTATATCGCCCTGAGGCCGGGGCGCACGCGGGCGGAGATGCAGCTCGACCTCTTCCCGGAAAAGGACGCCAAGAGCGGGGCGGCGTACATGCGCCAGTGCCTCAAGGAGCTGCGCGACCGGCTGGGGCCGCAGATCGTGCGCTTCAAGGGGCCGCACCAGGCGCCGCGCTACTCGCTGGGCCGCGACGTGCATGTGGACCTGGACCTGCTGCACCTGCGCGAGGCCCTCTCGGGCGGCGAGGTGGCCCGCGCGCTGGCGCTCTACCGCGGCCCCTTCCTGCCCGAGCTGGAGGAGAGCGAGTGGGCGGCGCAGTTGCGCGACGAGGCCCTGCTGTCCCTCACCTTCGAGCTGCGCCGCCAGATCGACCGCTACCAGGCGGCGGGCGACTGCCGCCGGGTGGTGCTGCTCGCCAACCAGTACCTGCGGATCATCCCCTACGAGCCCGAGGTGCTGGAGGTCCGCCTGCGGGCGGCCGAGACCTTCGCCGCCCCCCAGGAGCTGGCGAGGTACACCGCCGACCTGCGCCGCATGTTCAATTAA
- a CDS encoding DedA family protein — MLDLTQVLLSASYLGIFAIVFAETGLLLGFFLPGDSLLITAGLLARHGSLHLPGIVIAVALGAIIGASVGYLIGHRYGPGLFRRQDSRLFRPEYVTRTQEFFARYGGLSLILARFVPVVRTVAPPMAGVGQMPYPRFLTYNIVGGLLWAVSVPVLGYWLGGLIPNLDRYILLVVGAAVVLSLIPVVLEVRKLRAGRS, encoded by the coding sequence ATGCTCGACCTCACCCAAGTGCTGCTCAGCGCGTCCTACCTGGGGATCTTCGCCATCGTCTTCGCAGAGACGGGGCTGCTGCTGGGCTTTTTTCTGCCGGGAGACAGCCTGCTGATCACGGCGGGCCTGCTGGCGCGGCACGGCAGCCTGCACCTGCCGGGCATCGTGATTGCCGTGGCGCTGGGCGCGATCATCGGGGCGAGCGTCGGCTACCTCATCGGCCACCGCTACGGCCCCGGCCTGTTCCGGCGGCAGGACAGCCGCCTCTTTCGCCCGGAGTACGTCACGCGCACCCAGGAATTTTTCGCGCGGTACGGGGGCTTGTCGCTGATCCTGGCGCGCTTCGTGCCGGTCGTGCGGACCGTTGCCCCGCCGATGGCGGGCGTGGGCCAGATGCCCTACCCCCGCTTCCTGACGTACAACATTGTCGGCGGGCTGCTGTGGGCCGTCAGTGTCCCCGTGCTGGGTTACTGGCTGGGCGGGCTGATCCCCAACCTCGACCGCTACATCCTGCTCGTGGTCGGCGCCGCCGTGGTCCTGAGCCTGATTCCCGTGGTGCTGGAGGTGCGGAAGCTGCGGGCCGGGCGGTCGTAG